The following coding sequences lie in one Mycobacterium gordonae genomic window:
- a CDS encoding nucleoside hydrolase — MSAVFADVDTGIDDALALIYLLASDVNLVGIAATGGNIAVDQVCANNLGLLDLCRAGPIGVSRGADRPLNGQLPRRGDIHGPNGLGYAELPPGDRRLTEHDAATAWVRAAHAHPGELVGLATAPLTNLALALRIEPALPRLLRRLVIMGGVFDSQGPPEWNVRVDPQAAAEVFAAWAGLPRPPTVCGLDVTRRVVMTPALLDGLAGPSPVTRFIVDAMRFYFEVHRERGLGYLAHLHDPLAAAVALDPQLVQTRPATVDVDVSGQPGTTTADWPGTRKPNAQIGIDVNAVTFLDRFTQRVQRFAGRLS, encoded by the coding sequence ATGAGCGCCGTGTTCGCCGATGTGGACACCGGCATCGACGACGCGCTCGCCCTCATCTATTTGCTGGCCAGCGATGTCAACCTGGTGGGTATCGCCGCGACGGGGGGCAATATCGCGGTGGACCAGGTGTGTGCGAACAACCTCGGCCTGCTCGATCTGTGCCGGGCCGGCCCCATCGGCGTCTCCCGCGGAGCCGATCGGCCGTTGAACGGGCAGCTTCCCCGGCGCGGAGATATCCATGGCCCCAACGGTTTAGGGTATGCCGAACTGCCGCCCGGCGACCGGCGCCTCACCGAACACGATGCGGCGACGGCCTGGGTGCGCGCGGCCCATGCCCATCCCGGCGAGCTGGTCGGTTTGGCGACGGCGCCGTTGACGAACCTGGCACTGGCGCTGCGCATCGAACCGGCCCTCCCGAGACTATTGCGGCGACTGGTGATCATGGGCGGCGTGTTCGACAGCCAGGGACCACCCGAATGGAACGTCAGGGTGGACCCGCAGGCAGCGGCCGAGGTGTTCGCGGCCTGGGCGGGCCTGCCGCGACCGCCGACCGTGTGCGGCCTGGACGTGACGCGCCGGGTCGTCATGACGCCGGCATTGCTCGACGGCCTGGCGGGGCCGTCGCCGGTGACCCGGTTCATCGTGGACGCGATGCGGTTCTATTTCGAGGTGCACCGCGAGCGCGGCCTGGGCTACCTCGCCCATCTACATGACCCGCTAGCCGCAGCCGTGGCGCTCGACCCACAGTTGGTCCAGACCCGACCGGCCACGGTCGACGTCGACGTGTCGGGCCAACCCGGGACGACTACCGCCGATTGGCCCGGCACGCGAAAGCCTAACGCGCAGATAGGAATTGACGTGAATGCCGTGACGTTTCTGGACCGGTTCACCCAGCGCGTGCAGCGCTTCGCCGGCCGGCTGAGCTGA
- a CDS encoding 2OG-Fe dioxygenase family protein, translated as MGTTSNDPGRRPDPVAVAAHHLTATGAAVLHSLDLTRTLGVHREDWVRFGRHWDELAPDPYAAELGIERLAGTGVGRQVRPLASQEFRQPERSNPLYVGRDRVFEPLTETFAEDPLLRELLRVLGRLAAALDDDIEWDVKVHPFRTQSTGDDGYPTPEGIHRDGVTMVSSLLFTPRNALGGESTVRDTAGRQLLATTLDEPGTLLVGDDRRTVHGVSPIRPIDDSGPAQRDVLVITFASHT; from the coding sequence GTGGGCACGACTTCCAACGACCCCGGGCGACGCCCAGACCCGGTAGCCGTCGCAGCACACCACCTCACCGCCACGGGCGCGGCGGTGCTGCATTCGCTCGACCTGACCCGCACGCTGGGCGTGCATCGAGAGGATTGGGTCCGCTTCGGCCGGCACTGGGACGAGTTGGCGCCGGACCCGTACGCCGCAGAGCTGGGCATCGAGCGGCTCGCAGGTACGGGGGTGGGTAGGCAGGTGCGGCCGCTGGCAAGCCAGGAGTTCAGGCAACCCGAGCGCAGCAATCCCCTTTACGTCGGCCGGGACCGCGTTTTCGAGCCCCTGACCGAGACGTTCGCCGAGGATCCGTTGCTGCGTGAACTGCTGCGCGTGCTCGGTCGGCTCGCGGCCGCCCTCGACGACGACATCGAGTGGGACGTCAAGGTGCACCCGTTCCGTACCCAGTCCACCGGAGACGATGGTTATCCGACACCGGAAGGCATCCACCGCGACGGGGTAACGATGGTCAGTTCGCTGCTATTCACGCCGCGCAACGCTCTCGGCGGTGAGAGCACCGTGCGCGACACGGCTGGCCGGCAGTTGCTGGCGACCACGTTGGACGAGCCCGGCACGTTGCTGGTGGGCGACGACCGCCGCACCGTGCACGGCGTGTCACCGATTCGTCCGATCGACGACTCCGGTCCGGCCCAGCGCGATGTGCTGGTGATTACGTTCGCTTCTCACACGTGA
- the cmaA1 gene encoding cyclopropane mycolic acid synthase CmaA1 — translation MSDDLTPHFDDVQAHYDLSNDFFRLFLDPTQTYSCAYFERDDMTLEEAQIAKIDLALGKLGLQPGMTLLDVGCGWGATMMRAVERYDVDVVGLTLSKNQANHVEQLFAKSGSPRTKRVLLQGWEQFDEPVDRIVSIGAFEHFGHERYDAFFTLAHRLLPDDGIMLLHTITGLHPLEMKERGLPLTFEFARFVKFIVTEIFPGGRLPSIPMVQERATANGFDVTRVQSLQPHYAKTLDIWSAALAAHKDQAIALQSEEVYERYIKYLTGCAEMFRMGYIDVNQFTCEKRT, via the coding sequence ATGTCCGATGATCTGACCCCGCACTTTGACGACGTGCAGGCGCATTACGACCTGTCCAACGACTTTTTCCGGCTGTTCCTGGACCCCACCCAGACCTACAGCTGCGCGTACTTCGAGCGCGACGACATGACGCTCGAAGAGGCGCAGATCGCCAAGATCGATCTGGCGTTGGGCAAACTCGGATTGCAGCCAGGCATGACCCTGCTCGACGTCGGCTGCGGCTGGGGCGCCACCATGATGCGCGCGGTGGAGCGCTACGACGTCGACGTCGTCGGCCTCACCCTGAGCAAGAACCAGGCCAATCACGTCGAGCAACTGTTCGCGAAATCCGGCAGCCCCCGTACGAAACGCGTTCTGCTGCAAGGCTGGGAGCAGTTCGACGAACCGGTGGACCGCATCGTCAGCATCGGCGCGTTCGAGCACTTCGGGCACGAGCGTTACGACGCGTTCTTCACCCTCGCCCACCGCCTGCTGCCGGACGACGGAATCATGCTGTTGCACACCATCACCGGGCTGCACCCGCTGGAGATGAAGGAGCGCGGTCTGCCGCTGACGTTCGAGTTCGCTCGATTCGTCAAATTTATTGTCACCGAGATCTTTCCGGGCGGACGGTTGCCGTCGATCCCCATGGTGCAGGAGCGGGCCACCGCGAACGGGTTCGATGTCACGCGGGTGCAGTCGCTGCAGCCGCACTACGCCAAGACTCTCGACATCTGGTCGGCCGCGCTGGCAGCACACAAAGACCAGGCCATCGCGCTGCAGTCCGAGGAAGTCTACGAGCGCTACATCAAGTACCTCACCGGATGCGCCGAGATGTTCCGGATGGGCTACATCGACGTCAACCAGTTCACGTGTGAGAAGCGAACGTAA
- a CDS encoding SDR family oxidoreductase yields MRYVVTGGTGFIGRRIVARLLDHHADAQVWVLVRRQSLGRFERLALDWDDRVKPLVGELPELALADEVIAELGAVDHVVHCAAIYDITAGEAEQRAANVEGTRAVVALAQRLGATLHHVSSIAVAGDFRGEYTEDDFDVGQGLPTPYHRTKFEAEALVRDTPGLAYRIYRPAVVVGDSRTGEMDKIDGPYYFFGVLAKLAVLPSFTPMMLPDTGRTNIVPVDFVADALVALLHADGSASLDGRTFHLTAPTTVGLRGIYRGIARAAGLPPLRGTLPRSMATSVLKVSGRARVLRNMAATQLGVPAEVLDVIDLAPTFVSDKTQQALHGTGIGVPEFATYAPKLWRYWAEHLDPDRARRDHPDGPLVGRHVIITGASSGIGRASALAVARRGATVFALARNGEALEELVAEIRADGGQAYPFPCDITDSASVEHTVKDILGRFDHVDYLVNNAGRSIRRSVVNSTDRLHDYERVMAVNYFGAVRMVLALLPHWRERRFGHVVNVSSAGVQARNPKYSSYLPTKAALDAFADVVSTETLSDHITFTNIHMPLVATPMIAPSKRLNPVPAISAERAAAMVVRALVDKPVRIDTPMGTLAEAGHQFAPRLSRRILHQLYLGYPDSAAARGVADPIETVDPQPRRPKRPVRAVPRVGVPKPVKQMVRLVPGVHW; encoded by the coding sequence ATGCGGTATGTCGTTACCGGCGGTACCGGGTTTATTGGTCGCCGAATCGTTGCCCGTCTACTGGACCACCACGCCGATGCGCAGGTCTGGGTCCTGGTCCGCCGTCAGTCGCTGGGCCGCTTCGAGCGCCTCGCCCTGGACTGGGACGACCGGGTGAAACCCCTGGTCGGTGAATTGCCTGAGCTGGCGCTGGCCGACGAGGTGATCGCCGAACTGGGGGCCGTCGACCACGTGGTGCACTGTGCGGCGATCTACGACATCACCGCCGGCGAGGCGGAGCAGCGCGCGGCCAACGTCGAGGGCACCCGCGCTGTCGTCGCCCTGGCACAACGGCTCGGCGCCACGCTGCACCACGTCTCGTCGATCGCGGTGGCCGGTGACTTCCGGGGCGAGTACACCGAGGACGACTTCGACGTTGGCCAGGGACTCCCGACGCCGTACCACCGGACGAAGTTCGAGGCCGAGGCCCTGGTACGGGACACCCCGGGGCTGGCCTACCGTATCTACCGTCCGGCAGTGGTGGTGGGCGATTCGCGCACCGGCGAGATGGACAAGATCGACGGGCCCTATTACTTCTTCGGTGTGCTGGCCAAGCTCGCCGTCCTGCCGTCGTTCACGCCGATGATGCTGCCCGACACCGGGCGCACCAACATCGTGCCGGTCGACTTCGTGGCCGACGCGCTGGTGGCGCTCTTGCACGCCGACGGCTCGGCTTCTCTCGACGGGCGGACGTTCCACCTGACCGCACCCACCACCGTCGGCTTGCGCGGCATCTACCGCGGGATCGCAAGAGCCGCCGGGCTCCCCCCGCTGCGCGGCACCCTGCCCCGTTCGATGGCGACCTCGGTGCTGAAGGTGAGCGGGCGCGCCAGAGTGCTGCGCAACATGGCCGCCACCCAGCTGGGCGTGCCCGCCGAGGTGCTCGACGTGATCGACCTGGCGCCGACATTCGTCAGCGACAAGACGCAGCAGGCGTTGCACGGCACAGGCATTGGTGTGCCGGAGTTCGCGACCTACGCACCGAAACTATGGCGGTACTGGGCCGAGCACCTCGATCCCGACCGGGCCCGGCGCGACCATCCGGACGGCCCGCTGGTGGGTCGTCACGTCATCATCACCGGCGCGTCCAGCGGTATCGGACGCGCGTCGGCGCTGGCCGTCGCGAGGCGCGGTGCCACGGTGTTCGCCCTGGCCCGCAACGGTGAGGCCCTCGAGGAGCTGGTCGCCGAGATCCGCGCGGACGGCGGGCAGGCGTACCCGTTCCCGTGCGACATCACCGATTCGGCGTCGGTGGAGCACACCGTCAAAGACATCCTGGGCCGCTTCGACCACGTCGACTATCTGGTGAACAACGCCGGCCGGTCGATCCGCCGCTCGGTGGTCAACTCCACCGACCGCCTGCACGACTACGAACGCGTCATGGCGGTCAACTACTTCGGCGCGGTGCGGATGGTGCTGGCCCTGCTGCCGCACTGGCGCGAGCGCCGGTTCGGTCATGTCGTCAACGTCTCCAGCGCCGGTGTGCAGGCCCGCAACCCGAAGTACAGCTCCTATCTGCCGACCAAGGCGGCCCTGGACGCGTTCGCCGACGTCGTTTCCACCGAGACGCTGTCCGACCACATCACGTTCACCAACATCCACATGCCGTTGGTCGCAACGCCGATGATCGCGCCGTCGAAGCGGCTGAACCCGGTGCCGGCCATCAGCGCCGAGCGCGCGGCGGCGATGGTGGTGCGCGCCCTGGTGGACAAGCCGGTGCGGATCGACACCCCGATGGGCACCCTCGCCGAGGCCGGTCACCAGTTCGCGCCCAGGCTGTCCCGCCGGATTCTGCACCAGCTCTACCTCGGCTATCCCGATTCCGCGGCCGCGCGCGGGGTTGCCGACCCCATCGAAACCGTTGACCCACAACCCCGTCGGCCCAAGCGCCCCGTCCGCGCCGTCCCGCGGGTGGGGGTGCCCAAGCCGGTCAAGCAGATGGTGCGACTGGTACCCGGCGTGCACTGGTAG
- a CDS encoding WhiB family transcriptional regulator, whose amino-acid sequence MSGTRPAARRLNLVAVSNAQHAEDGGERGWVSQGLCRSKDPDELFVSGAAQRQAAAICRHCPVLRECGADALDNKVEFGVWGGMTERQRRALLKEHPDVVSWSTFLNKRKSRSVV is encoded by the coding sequence GTGTCAGGAACACGTCCGGCCGCTCGGCGGCTGAACCTTGTCGCCGTCAGCAACGCCCAGCATGCCGAAGATGGTGGGGAACGAGGCTGGGTATCGCAGGGACTGTGCAGGAGCAAAGACCCGGACGAGCTGTTCGTGTCGGGCGCAGCGCAACGTCAGGCAGCAGCCATCTGCCGGCACTGCCCAGTGCTGCGGGAGTGCGGCGCGGACGCGCTCGACAACAAGGTCGAATTCGGCGTGTGGGGTGGCATGACCGAACGGCAGCGCAGGGCCCTGCTCAAGGAGCACCCCGACGTGGTTTCGTGGTCGACCTTCCTGAACAAGCGCAAGTCCCGCTCGGTCGTCTAG
- a CDS encoding DNA polymerase Y family protein → MMASRVLAIWCMDWPAVAAAAAAGQPATDPVAVTVANRVIACSATARAAGVRRGLRRREAAARCPELHIVAADVDRDARFFEGVIAAVEDLVPRPEVLRPGLLVLPVRGAARFFGSEQQAAERLIDAVAAAGAECQIGIADGLSTAVFAARAGRVVEPGGDARFLSALSIRQLATEPSLSGPGRHELADLLWRMGIRTIGQFAALSRADVASRFGADAVTAHRFARGESERGPSGREPSSELAAELDCDPPIDRVDAAAFAGRSLAATLHQSLLAAGVGCTRLAIHAVTATGDELSRVWRCAEPLTEDATADRVRWQLDGWLSHRISRGRPLDAPVTLLRLQAVEVVSAGALQLPLWGGLGEEDRLRARRALVRVQGLLGPEAVQVPMLSGGRGPAERITLTPLGDEPVPRADPAQPWPGQLPDPSPAVLVDDPVELLDAQGNPIRVTSRGVFSAEPARLAVRGSDDLLRWWAGPWPVDERWWDDRPEAGQKGGRVARAQVLLESERALLLCYRQRRWFLEGIYE, encoded by the coding sequence CTGATGGCTTCTCGGGTGTTGGCGATCTGGTGCATGGACTGGCCCGCGGTCGCGGCGGCAGCCGCCGCGGGTCAGCCCGCGACGGATCCGGTCGCGGTCACCGTGGCGAATCGGGTGATCGCCTGCTCGGCGACGGCCCGGGCAGCCGGGGTGCGGCGGGGGTTGCGGCGACGGGAGGCGGCGGCACGGTGTCCGGAACTGCACATCGTGGCCGCCGACGTGGACCGCGACGCCCGCTTCTTCGAAGGGGTGATCGCCGCGGTAGAGGATTTGGTGCCCCGTCCCGAGGTGCTGCGCCCCGGCCTGCTGGTGCTGCCGGTGCGTGGGGCGGCCCGGTTCTTCGGATCCGAACAGCAGGCGGCGGAGCGGCTGATCGACGCGGTGGCCGCGGCGGGCGCCGAGTGTCAGATCGGTATCGCCGACGGTTTGTCCACCGCGGTCTTCGCCGCGCGTGCGGGCCGCGTGGTGGAGCCGGGAGGGGACGCGCGGTTCTTGTCGGCGCTGTCGATCCGCCAGCTGGCCACCGAGCCGAGTCTGTCCGGCCCGGGTCGGCACGAGCTGGCAGATCTGTTGTGGCGGATGGGAATTCGTACCATCGGACAGTTCGCCGCGCTGTCTCGCGCCGACGTCGCTTCCCGGTTCGGGGCCGACGCGGTGACGGCGCACCGGTTCGCCCGTGGTGAATCGGAACGGGGGCCCTCCGGGCGTGAACCGTCATCGGAACTCGCCGCCGAGCTGGACTGCGATCCGCCGATCGACCGGGTCGACGCTGCGGCCTTCGCCGGGCGTTCGTTGGCCGCCACGCTGCACCAGTCGCTGCTGGCCGCCGGAGTGGGGTGCACCCGACTGGCCATTCACGCGGTCACCGCCACCGGTGACGAGCTGAGCCGGGTGTGGCGGTGCGCCGAACCGTTGACCGAGGACGCCACCGCCGACCGGGTGCGCTGGCAACTCGACGGGTGGCTGAGTCACCGCATCTCACGAGGTCGCCCGTTGGACGCGCCGGTGACGCTGTTGCGTCTGCAGGCCGTCGAGGTCGTCTCGGCCGGTGCGCTGCAGCTGCCGCTGTGGGGTGGTCTTGGCGAGGAGGACAGGCTCCGGGCCCGGCGGGCGCTGGTGCGGGTTCAGGGATTGCTGGGTCCGGAGGCGGTGCAGGTGCCGATGCTGTCCGGCGGTCGTGGGCCGGCCGAGCGGATCACCTTGACACCGCTGGGTGACGAACCGGTGCCGCGGGCCGATCCCGCTCAACCGTGGCCGGGTCAACTGCCCGACCCCTCACCGGCGGTTCTGGTCGACGACCCGGTGGAATTGCTTGATGCTCAAGGAAATCCGATTCGGGTGACCAGCAGGGGAGTGTTCTCCGCCGAGCCTGCCCGCCTGGCCGTGCGGGGGTCAGACGACTTGCTGCGCTGGTGGGCCGGGCCCTGGCCCGTCGACGAGCGGTGGTGGGATGACCGGCCCGAGGCGGGTCAAAAGGGCGGCCGCGTCGCTCGGGCGCAGGTGCTGTTGGAGAGCGAACGGGCGCTCTTGCTGTGCTACCGGCAGAGGAGGTGGTTCCTGGAAGGCATCTACGAATGA